The Pleurodeles waltl isolate 20211129_DDA chromosome 7, aPleWal1.hap1.20221129, whole genome shotgun sequence genome includes a region encoding these proteins:
- the NOG gene encoding noggin translates to MDHPPCLLTFYALLVLLGLRIEQGSCQHYLHIRPSPSDNLPLVDLLEHPDPVYDPKERDLNETLLRGLLGAHFDPTFMAITLPEDRQQGVEDLGELDMLLRQKPSGAMPGEIKGLEFHEGALPAQQQPQGKRQRLSKKLRRKLQMWLWSQTFCPVLYTWNELGSRFWPRYVKVGSCYSKRSCSVPEGMVCKAAKSVHLTILRWRCQRRQKCHWIPIHYPIISECKCSC, encoded by the coding sequence ATGGATCACCCCCCGTGCCTTCTGACTTTTTACGCCCTGCTGGTTCTGCTCGGTCTCCGAATAGAGCAGGGCAGCTGCCAGCACTACCTGCACATCCGCCCCTCGCCCAGCGACAACCTCCCCCTGGTGGATCTCCTCGAACACCCGGACCCCGTGTACGACCCCAAGGAGAGGGACCTAAACGAGACTCTACTGCGGGGGCTACTGGGCGCCCACTTCGACCCCACCTTCATGGCCATCACGCTGCCAGAGGACAGGCAGCAGGGGGTGGAGGACTTGGGGGAGCTGGACATGCTGCTGCGGCAGAAGCCCTCGGGGGCCATGCCCGGGGAGATCAAGGGGCTGGAGTTCCACGAGGGGGCGCTGCCGGCGCAACAGCAACCGCAGGGTAAGAGGCAGAGACTCAGCAAGAAGCTGCGCCGGAAGCTGCAAATGTGGCTTTGGTCGCAGACCTTCTGCCCTGTGCTCTACACGTGGAACGAGCTGGGTAGCCGCTTCTGGCCGCGCTACGTGAAGGTGGGCAGCTGCTACAGCAAGCGCTCGTGCTCCGTGCCCGAGGGCATGGTGTGCAAGGCAGCCAAGTCGGTGCATCTGACCATCCTGCGCTGGAGGTGCCAGCGGCGGCAGAAGTGCCACTGGATACCCATACACTACCCCATCATCTCGGAGTGCAAGTGCTCGTGCTGA